In the genome of Myxococcales bacterium, one region contains:
- a CDS encoding enoyl-CoA hydratase/isomerase family protein, with protein sequence MSHIHIERDGSLAVLTIARRERMNSLDVETARDFRKAGLELARDKAVRAVILTGEGGMFSSGADLKYIFAGGAEADLDYLAPGAHGGGYGPIFKQILEYIHSTISEIRRAPKPFIAAVDGAAAAGGLGIALSCDLVIASERAWFEWAYFKTGLSGAESSTFFLPRLVGFHKAMELALTSPRLSAREALALGLINDVVPDAELDTKVRELGQRLAAAPTAAIASAKALINRASGMDRLDQHLDAELAELERSANGANFAEGISAFFEKRPPQFESE encoded by the coding sequence ATGAGTCACATCCACATCGAGCGAGACGGCAGCTTGGCGGTGCTGACCATTGCCCGCCGCGAGCGCATGAACTCCCTCGACGTGGAGACGGCGCGGGACTTTCGCAAGGCCGGCCTGGAGCTCGCACGCGACAAGGCCGTGCGCGCCGTGATCCTGACCGGTGAAGGCGGCATGTTCTCGAGCGGTGCAGACCTGAAGTACATCTTCGCTGGCGGCGCCGAAGCCGATCTCGACTACCTCGCTCCCGGCGCACACGGCGGCGGCTACGGCCCGATCTTCAAACAAATCCTCGAGTACATCCACAGCACCATCTCCGAGATCCGCCGCGCGCCCAAACCCTTCATCGCGGCCGTCGACGGCGCAGCGGCCGCCGGGGGGCTCGGCATCGCGCTTTCATGCGACCTGGTCATCGCGTCGGAGCGGGCGTGGTTCGAGTGGGCCTACTTCAAGACCGGCCTGTCCGGCGCCGAGAGCTCGACGTTCTTCCTGCCGCGCCTGGTAGGTTTTCACAAGGCGATGGAGCTCGCGCTCACGAGCCCACGGCTGTCGGCCCGCGAGGCGCTCGCGCTCGGCTTGATCAACGACGTCGTACCGGACGCCGAGCTCGACACAAAAGTACGCGAGCTCGGTCAACGCCTGGCCGCAGCGCCCACGGCGGCGATCGCCTCCGCCAAGGCACTGATCAACCGCGCCTCCGGTATGGACCGTCTGGATCAACACCTGGATGCGGAGCTCGCAGAGCTGGAGCGCAGCGCCAACGGGGCAAACTTCGCCGAGGGCATCAGTGCGTTCTTCGAAAAACGCCCACCCCAATTCGAGAGCGAGTGA
- the hypE gene encoding hydrogenase expression/formation protein HypE, whose amino-acid sequence MTRNQGLVEERITLSYGAGGNAMRSLIEQIFVPGFARIDGIGLEAMDDGAALRLGDQWLVITTDSHVVHPIEFPGGDIGRLAIAGTVNDLAMMGVTTPLALTSAVVIEEGFQRVVLERIWASMRAACESAGTTIVTGDTKVMGKGEIDGIVINTTGVGLTRRVVPDSGLSAGDRILVTGSMGDHGLAIMAARNQLDLEAPIFSDVAPLNDLVRRVLEVGGEGVVALKDPTRGGLSSALHEMAEKSGVGMLIDEPAIPVRREVRAVAELLGIDPLLVANEGKAVIGLSANVADAVLDAVRSHPLGRDAALIGECVSEKPGRVVLDTGFGRRLLSEPDGVLLPRIC is encoded by the coding sequence ATGACCCGCAATCAGGGTCTCGTCGAAGAGCGCATCACACTCAGCTACGGCGCGGGCGGCAACGCCATGCGCAGCCTGATCGAACAAATCTTCGTCCCCGGGTTCGCTCGCATCGACGGCATCGGCCTCGAGGCCATGGATGACGGCGCGGCGCTCCGCCTCGGTGATCAGTGGCTCGTCATCACCACCGACTCCCACGTCGTGCACCCGATCGAGTTCCCCGGCGGGGACATCGGCCGGCTGGCCATCGCCGGCACCGTCAACGATCTGGCCATGATGGGCGTGACGACACCGCTCGCGCTGACCTCGGCCGTGGTGATCGAAGAGGGGTTTCAGCGGGTCGTGCTCGAGCGCATCTGGGCCTCGATGCGGGCGGCATGCGAGAGCGCGGGCACCACCATCGTCACGGGTGACACCAAGGTGATGGGCAAGGGTGAAATCGACGGCATCGTGATCAACACCACGGGGGTGGGGCTCACACGGCGGGTCGTCCCAGACTCCGGGCTCTCAGCCGGCGACCGCATCTTGGTCACGGGCAGCATGGGGGACCACGGACTCGCGATCATGGCTGCGCGCAACCAGCTGGACCTCGAAGCCCCGATCTTCTCCGACGTGGCGCCGCTGAACGATCTCGTCCGGCGCGTGCTCGAGGTTGGTGGGGAGGGAGTCGTCGCGCTCAAGGATCCCACCCGCGGCGGGCTCTCGAGCGCGCTCCACGAAATGGCCGAAAAGAGCGGGGTCGGCATGCTGATCGACGAGCCGGCGATCCCGGTGCGACGCGAGGTCCGCGCGGTCGCCGAGCTCTTGGGCATCGACCCGCTCTTGGTCGCCAACGAAGGCAAGGCGGTCATCGGCCTCTCTGCAAACGTGGCCGATGCCGTGCTCGACGCGGTGCGCTCCCATCCCCTCGGGCGTGACGCCGCGCTGATCGGCGAGTGTGTGAGCGAGAAACCCGGCCGTGTCGTGCTCGACACCGGTTTTGGACGACGCCTGCTCTCGGAGCCCGACGGCGTGCTCCTGCCCCGCATCTGTTGA
- the hypA gene encoding hydrogenase maturation nickel metallochaperone HypA — MHEYSIVSALIRQVELEAANHRANRVGRVHLGIGELSGVDPELLALAFETFRAQTVCADAELSIRAVPALWRCPNCTQDLVAGSRLQCEGCGHPAELRQGDEIMLERLEMEVPDV, encoded by the coding sequence ATGCACGAATACTCGATCGTCTCCGCGCTGATTCGACAGGTAGAGCTGGAAGCAGCCAACCACCGGGCGAATCGCGTCGGCCGCGTGCACCTCGGCATCGGCGAGCTGTCCGGCGTCGACCCGGAGTTGCTCGCGCTCGCCTTCGAGACTTTTCGCGCGCAGACTGTCTGCGCCGACGCCGAGCTCAGCATCCGCGCGGTGCCGGCGCTCTGGCGCTGCCCCAACTGCACCCAAGATCTGGTCGCTGGGAGCCGGCTGCAGTGTGAGGGCTGCGGGCACCCAGCGGAGCTGCGCCAGGGTGACGAGATCATGCTCGAACGACTCGAGATGGAGGTACCCGATGTGTGA
- the hypB gene encoding hydrogenase nickel incorporation protein HypB, which translates to MCETCGCGDPELVPVELSRQLLAENDRTARHNREHFEEAGVLAINLMGSPGSGKTALLEALARAVGTSVRLGAVSGDLATDRDAERLRAAGIPSVGITTGSACHLDARLVHRALHDFPWRDTDLFFIENVGNLVCPAIYDLGQAANVVVLSVTEGEDKPLKYPVMFLKADLVVLTKVDLLPHLEFDLTALQDALEKVMPAPMMIAVSARNGMGIVELLSWLRDRRGATSAPLSTIRPARPVKAPSRSHRS; encoded by the coding sequence ATGTGTGAGACCTGCGGCTGTGGAGATCCCGAGTTGGTTCCGGTGGAGCTGAGTCGGCAACTCTTGGCGGAAAATGATCGGACCGCACGCCACAACCGCGAGCACTTCGAAGAAGCGGGCGTGCTCGCCATCAACCTGATGGGCTCCCCGGGCTCGGGCAAGACCGCGCTGCTCGAGGCGTTGGCGCGGGCGGTGGGCACGTCGGTCAGGCTCGGCGCGGTGAGTGGAGACCTCGCCACGGACCGCGACGCGGAGCGCCTGCGGGCGGCCGGCATCCCGTCGGTTGGCATCACGACGGGCTCCGCCTGTCATCTCGACGCGCGGCTCGTGCACCGCGCGCTGCACGATTTTCCCTGGCGGGACACCGATCTGTTCTTCATCGAGAACGTCGGCAATCTGGTGTGTCCGGCCATTTACGACCTGGGGCAAGCCGCCAACGTGGTGGTGCTCTCGGTCACCGAGGGCGAGGACAAACCGTTGAAGTACCCGGTCATGTTCCTGAAGGCGGACCTGGTGGTCCTCACCAAGGTGGACTTGTTGCCCCACCTCGAGTTCGACCTGACCGCGCTCCAGGACGCCCTCGAGAAGGTCATGCCTGCACCGATGATGATCGCGGTCTCGGCTCGGAATGGCATGGGCATCGTCGAGCTCTTGTCCTGGCTCCGCGACCGACGCGGCGCGACCTCGGCCCCGCTCAGTACGATTCGTCCTGCTCGACCCGTGAAAGCACCCAGTCGAAGTCACCGCTCGTGA
- a CDS encoding HypC/HybG/HupF family hydrogenase formation chaperone, producing the protein MCLGVPGRVVSIDGLVARVDFWGVQKDIRLDVVDQSVSPGDYVLNHVGYAIRRIPAEEAEQTLALYDELLRAEDQDLMSADVKSELEAAGGRRGR; encoded by the coding sequence ATGTGCCTCGGAGTCCCCGGTCGTGTCGTCAGCATCGATGGCCTCGTTGCCAGGGTGGATTTTTGGGGCGTGCAGAAGGACATCCGGCTGGACGTCGTCGATCAGAGTGTCTCCCCGGGAGACTACGTGCTCAACCACGTCGGCTACGCGATCCGGCGCATTCCGGCCGAAGAAGCCGAGCAGACCCTGGCGCTCTACGACGAGCTGCTCCGCGCCGAGGACCAGGACTTGATGAGCGCGGACGTGAAGAGCGAGCTCGAAGCTGCAGGAGGTCGCCGTGGACGCTGA
- a CDS encoding TIM44-like domain-containing protein has protein sequence MMSRTNQRRILALSLVLWIGLLALPLIARPGGGQTYSGSSSSQSSSSRSSSSSGTSRSGSSTGWSSSGSSSSGGGGDIGGLVVLLFENPLLGLLVIGGVVGYTLLVRSREGSGQARDWGTPAREFGTGADALREKMEAAAAELETSRVKGQRQSEMRVAMEGITKLDPNFSIVLFEDFVYALYAQAHTARGNGTLAELGPWISGDAHRSLAELGSGTEVNGIVIGALRYLSINGVKSDAESVSVTLEFESNYSERGEKKERRWYAVERWTLSRKKGVLSKPKDKARTLECPSCGAPLEALRGRSCSYCKQVVAGGDFDWEVRELKSVTREPRAPGLAGHAEERGTDLPTVLDPKAKARWAKLVLRDPEMSWPKFQARLELVFNELSRGWNRQDLAAARAYLSDGLHASFSYWIEAYQAQHLRNYTEDARIVSVQMARVTGDAVYDAVTVRVFATGFDFTLDGEGNVVGGSRDRERQYSEYWTLIRGAGKRGAPRTDPECPSCGAPLAIEMTGHCSHCRVKVTSGDFDWVLSRVEQDESY, from the coding sequence ATGATGAGCCGCACCAACCAACGACGGATCCTCGCTCTGTCGCTGGTTCTCTGGATTGGGCTGCTGGCGCTGCCGCTGATTGCACGACCCGGCGGGGGGCAGACCTACAGCGGTAGCTCGTCGAGCCAAAGCTCCAGCAGCAGGAGCAGCAGCAGCAGCGGCACGTCACGCAGTGGCTCATCGACCGGCTGGTCGTCGAGCGGTTCCTCATCGAGCGGGGGAGGCGGGGACATCGGCGGGTTGGTCGTGCTCTTGTTCGAGAATCCGCTGCTGGGCCTGCTCGTGATTGGGGGCGTCGTGGGTTACACGCTGCTCGTCCGAAGCCGAGAAGGTTCGGGGCAGGCTCGCGACTGGGGCACTCCGGCCCGGGAGTTTGGCACCGGGGCGGATGCCCTTCGGGAAAAGATGGAGGCGGCGGCGGCCGAGCTCGAGACGAGCCGGGTCAAGGGGCAGCGCCAGAGCGAGATGCGCGTTGCGATGGAAGGCATCACCAAGCTGGACCCGAACTTCTCCATCGTGCTGTTCGAGGACTTCGTGTACGCGCTCTACGCCCAGGCGCACACCGCTCGTGGCAACGGAACCCTGGCGGAGCTGGGTCCGTGGATCTCGGGGGATGCACATCGGTCTCTGGCCGAGCTCGGCTCTGGGACGGAAGTGAACGGCATCGTGATCGGTGCCCTCCGCTACCTCTCCATCAACGGCGTGAAGAGTGACGCCGAGAGCGTCAGCGTCACGCTGGAGTTCGAGAGCAACTACTCCGAGCGCGGCGAGAAGAAGGAACGACGCTGGTACGCCGTCGAGCGCTGGACGCTCTCGCGAAAGAAGGGCGTTCTCTCCAAACCCAAAGACAAGGCCCGGACGCTAGAGTGTCCCAGCTGCGGAGCGCCGCTCGAGGCCCTGCGCGGCCGTAGCTGCTCTTATTGCAAGCAGGTCGTTGCCGGCGGGGACTTCGACTGGGAGGTGCGCGAGCTCAAGAGCGTGACACGCGAGCCCCGCGCACCCGGTCTTGCGGGTCACGCCGAGGAGCGGGGAACCGATCTGCCGACCGTGCTCGATCCGAAGGCGAAGGCTCGCTGGGCCAAGCTCGTACTTCGGGATCCCGAGATGAGCTGGCCAAAATTCCAGGCGCGGCTCGAGCTGGTGTTCAACGAGCTGTCACGGGGCTGGAACCGGCAAGATCTCGCCGCGGCGCGGGCCTACCTGAGTGACGGGCTCCACGCGAGCTTCTCGTACTGGATCGAGGCGTACCAGGCGCAGCACCTGCGGAACTACACCGAGGATGCGCGCATCGTCTCGGTGCAGATGGCGCGAGTGACCGGCGACGCAGTCTACGACGCCGTGACGGTGCGAGTGTTCGCGACCGGCTTCGACTTCACCCTGGACGGCGAGGGCAACGTGGTCGGCGGCAGTCGTGATCGGGAGCGGCAATACAGCGAGTACTGGACTCTGATCCGCGGCGCCGGCAAGCGCGGCGCGCCGCGCACCGATCCGGAGTGCCCGAGCTGCGGCGCCCCGCTCGCGATCGAGATGACGGGCCACTGCAGTCACTGCCGGGTCAAGGTCACGAGCGGTGACTTCGACTGGGTGCTTTCACGGGTCGAGCAGGACGAATCGTACTGA
- the hypD gene encoding hydrogenase formation protein HypD, which yields MQEVAVDAELTFRDPARARALSARLEEEVHALGRDPVTVMHVCGSHEQAIARFGLRAAFPEGLDVIMGPGCPVCVTDVPEVDEAVALARSGIRVSTYGDMLRVRGTVQSLGDARADGAKVDVVYGVSQAVALAREIREPVVFFASGFETTAVATAAALLDDPPANFSVLSAHKYIPPVMEIVAEMPGAKVEGFLAAGHAATITGYGVFEPFVERHRMPVVVAGFEPLDVLAGLLELVRAIRSGVPKVVNTYPRCVTREGNRRAQELLWRVFRPIGGRWRGIAHVPNGNLRLRDDFADFDARRRFDIDVSSLWDYAPPKLVQKCQCGDIMAGIASPTDCELFGKECTSDAPVGACMVSSEGTCKIWLTYGGHPDLRNIRRRAS from the coding sequence CTGCAGGAGGTCGCCGTGGACGCTGAGCTCACGTTCCGCGATCCGGCGCGCGCGCGCGCACTCTCGGCGCGCCTCGAAGAGGAGGTGCACGCCTTGGGGCGGGACCCCGTGACGGTGATGCACGTCTGCGGCAGCCACGAGCAGGCCATCGCTCGCTTCGGTCTGCGCGCGGCATTTCCCGAGGGGCTGGACGTGATCATGGGCCCCGGCTGTCCCGTGTGTGTGACGGACGTGCCAGAGGTGGACGAAGCCGTGGCCCTGGCGCGCTCGGGCATCCGAGTCTCGACCTACGGCGACATGCTGCGGGTGCGCGGCACGGTGCAGTCTCTCGGGGACGCGCGCGCCGACGGAGCCAAGGTGGACGTCGTGTACGGCGTGAGCCAAGCGGTCGCGCTCGCGCGGGAGATCCGGGAGCCCGTCGTCTTCTTCGCGTCGGGGTTCGAGACCACCGCCGTCGCAACCGCGGCGGCGCTGCTCGACGACCCTCCGGCGAACTTCAGCGTGCTCTCCGCGCACAAATACATCCCGCCCGTGATGGAGATCGTGGCGGAGATGCCCGGGGCAAAGGTCGAAGGATTCCTGGCCGCGGGACACGCCGCGACCATCACCGGTTACGGGGTGTTCGAGCCCTTCGTGGAGCGGCACCGAATGCCGGTGGTCGTAGCGGGGTTCGAACCGCTCGACGTGCTCGCCGGGCTGCTCGAGCTCGTGCGGGCGATTCGCTCGGGAGTGCCGAAGGTCGTGAACACCTATCCCCGCTGTGTGACGCGCGAGGGAAACCGGCGAGCGCAGGAGCTCTTGTGGCGAGTCTTTCGGCCCATCGGCGGCCGCTGGCGCGGGATCGCTCATGTGCCGAACGGCAACCTCCGGCTCAGGGACGACTTCGCAGACTTCGACGCCCGGCGACGCTTCGACATCGATGTTTCGTCGCTCTGGGACTACGCACCGCCCAAGCTGGTGCAGAAGTGTCAGTGCGGTGACATCATGGCGGGCATCGCCTCGCCGACGGACTGTGAGCTGTTCGGCAAGGAGTGCACTTCGGACGCGCCGGTGGGGGCGTGCATGGTGAGCTCCGAGGGCACCTGCAAGATCTGGCTCACCTACGGCGGACACCCGGATCTGCGAAACATCCGGCGGAGGGCGTCATGA